The following are encoded together in the Gilvimarinus sp. DA14 genome:
- a CDS encoding exodeoxyribonuclease VII small subunit, giving the protein MPAKKKAPDLESSLTELEALVARMESGELTLEESLQAFEQGIKLTRECQQRLTQAEQQVQTLIEENGQPVLQDFDPTDDA; this is encoded by the coding sequence ATGCCCGCAAAGAAAAAAGCCCCAGATCTGGAATCTTCACTGACCGAGCTTGAAGCTCTGGTAGCGCGCATGGAAAGCGGCGAACTTACCCTGGAGGAATCTCTGCAGGCGTTTGAGCAAGGCATCAAGTTAACCCGCGAATGCCAGCAGCGACTCACCCAGGCCGAACAGCAGGTGCAAACCCTGATCGAGGAAAACGGTCAGCCGGTGTTACAGGATTTTGATCCCACAGACGACGCCTGA
- the pomA gene encoding flagellar motor protein PomA: MDLATLIGLLGALGLIVASMFMSGEIGMFVNAPSLVIVVGGSVFAVMAKFGLGQFLSAFKVAGKSFVNKLDDPLDMIDEIVDLADAARKGGLLSLEGKEVSNGFLQKGIQLLVDGHDPDVVRTMLSKDRSLAERRHNSGASIFASLGDVAPAMGMIGTLIGLVAMLANMDDPKAIGPAMAVALLTTLYGAMLANAVFLPIADKLKLRAGEEFMIKSMIIDGLLAIQNGQNPRVIDTVLRTYLPERKRDAADAAG; encoded by the coding sequence GTGGATTTAGCAACGCTTATCGGGCTTTTGGGGGCCCTGGGTCTGATTGTCGCCTCCATGTTTATGTCCGGCGAAATCGGTATGTTTGTCAATGCTCCCTCGCTGGTCATTGTGGTGGGTGGCAGTGTTTTTGCCGTGATGGCCAAGTTTGGTCTGGGACAGTTTCTCAGCGCCTTTAAAGTGGCGGGCAAGAGCTTTGTGAATAAGCTCGACGATCCGCTGGATATGATTGATGAAATTGTCGATCTGGCGGATGCCGCGCGCAAGGGTGGCTTGCTGTCACTGGAAGGCAAGGAAGTCAGCAATGGTTTTTTGCAAAAGGGCATTCAGCTTTTGGTGGATGGCCATGATCCGGATGTCGTGCGCACCATGCTCTCCAAAGACCGCTCGCTGGCCGAGCGCCGTCATAACAGCGGCGCATCAATATTTGCATCGCTTGGCGATGTGGCTCCCGCCATGGGAATGATTGGCACCTTGATCGGTCTGGTCGCTATGTTGGCCAATATGGACGATCCCAAGGCCATTGGCCCCGCGATGGCGGTTGCGCTGCTGACAACGCTTTACGGTGCCATGCTCGCTAACGCAGTGTTTTTGCCCATTGCCGATAAGCTCAAGTTGCGTGCCGGCGAAGAATTCATGATAAAAAGCATGATTATTGACGGCCTGCTGGCGATTCAAAACGGCCAGAACCCCAGGGTAATTGACACGGTACTGCGCACCTATTTGCCCGAGCGCAAGCGCGACGCCGCCGATGCTGCAGGTTAA
- a CDS encoding flagellar motor protein MotB translates to MSADDEEKDCECPPGLPAWMATFADLMALLMCFFVLLLSFSEMDAMKFRRLAGSLAQAFGVQAKVNVNEIPKGTSIIAQEFSPGKPEPTPVNVIFQRTEDITEMSLEVRDSQEYDIERGEPDMDQSAQERLQRIVEELVEQTRQDATELADKLKDRIASGDIEIETKGRQIIIRIREKGSFESGSATLAPDYYDVIDEIRAVLMLKPGHIAVQGHTDNIPIRSDRFRSNWDLSAMRASSVAQQLMRGGYLAPERFEVAGYAATRPLVANDSAFNRARNRRVEIVIRQGLGSELEAEDLELLKNEGDDIIRQLDVAPEYLFDLEPEEVF, encoded by the coding sequence ATGAGTGCAGATGACGAAGAAAAAGATTGCGAATGCCCGCCCGGCCTACCGGCCTGGATGGCGACCTTTGCCGACTTGATGGCATTGTTGATGTGCTTTTTTGTGCTCTTGTTGTCGTTTTCGGAAATGGACGCGATGAAGTTTCGCCGCCTGGCCGGCTCTTTGGCTCAGGCGTTTGGGGTTCAGGCGAAGGTCAATGTCAACGAGATCCCCAAGGGCACCAGTATTATCGCGCAGGAGTTTAGCCCGGGTAAGCCCGAGCCCACCCCGGTAAATGTGATTTTTCAGCGCACCGAAGACATCACCGAGATGAGCCTTGAAGTGCGTGATTCCCAGGAATACGACATTGAGCGCGGCGAGCCGGATATGGATCAAAGTGCGCAAGAGCGCTTGCAGCGTATTGTCGAAGAGCTGGTAGAGCAGACCCGACAGGATGCCACCGAGCTGGCTGATAAGCTCAAAGACAGAATCGCCAGTGGCGATATCGAAATTGAGACCAAGGGGCGGCAGATTATTATCCGTATTCGCGAGAAAGGCTCGTTTGAATCCGGCTCGGCCACTTTGGCGCCAGATTATTACGATGTAATCGATGAAATTCGCGCGGTGCTGATGCTAAAGCCCGGGCATATCGCCGTGCAGGGGCACACCGACAACATACCGATTCGCTCTGACCGTTTTCGCTCTAACTGGGATTTATCCGCAATGCGCGCTTCGTCTGTCGCGCAGCAGCTAATGCGCGGCGGCTATCTGGCACCCGAGCGCTTCGAGGTGGCCGGTTACGCCGCTACGCGGCCGTTGGTGGCAAACGACTCGGCCTTTAATCGCGCGCGTAACCGCCGGGTGGAAATTGTGATTCGCCAGGGGCTTGGCAGTGAGCTAGAGGCCGAAGATTTGGAGCTGTTAAAAAATGAGGGTGACGATATCATTCGTCAGTTGGACGTGGCCCCCGAATATCTCTTCGACTTAGAGCCAGAAGAGGTGTTTTAA
- a CDS encoding MFS transporter: MTSKPKQITSSAWLLLMVICMGAFIAPLGMASVNVAIPALAAELNANAVLVSWIPTTVLLANIVFMLPAGKLADLFGRKRVFQWGICLNALAGIGASFAESVHWVLVMRFVQGLGSAMMFATSMALLISVFPPHKRGLPLGLNAACVYLGLTLAPALGGWVTEALGWRYVFLLPLPLVVVVLLLLQWRISGEWRSETVDRFDWRGALLFALWALALVVGLTGLPEPLSIASLLLSFVLLFGFIRMQARAQNPLIRVQMFRESRLFSMSLLTASFMYASSYPLGFMLSLYLQYVRDFSASQAGHVLLSQALAMACVAPLAGKLSDYFPARFLATAGCACTLAGFFWLSRLDADTSRTAISLALVLVGLGFGFFSSPNNHVVMHSARADEVGVAAATLNLARVTGNLVGMSLVNLLVYWHLGDQPLDAGVSDALLATFHGALNLALGFLTAATVISLLRGRTYQPEA; this comes from the coding sequence ATGACCTCAAAACCTAAGCAGATAACATCCTCCGCCTGGCTATTGCTCATGGTCATTTGTATGGGGGCGTTTATCGCCCCTTTAGGAATGGCATCGGTGAATGTGGCAATCCCGGCCCTGGCGGCGGAGCTCAATGCCAACGCGGTACTGGTCAGCTGGATTCCAACCACGGTACTACTGGCAAATATTGTGTTTATGTTGCCGGCGGGCAAGCTGGCCGATCTATTCGGCCGCAAGCGGGTATTTCAGTGGGGGATTTGCCTTAACGCGCTGGCAGGCATTGGCGCCAGCTTTGCTGAGTCTGTGCACTGGGTATTGGTGATGCGGTTTGTGCAGGGCCTGGGCTCGGCAATGATGTTTGCCACCAGTATGGCCTTGCTGATTTCGGTGTTTCCGCCGCACAAACGAGGTTTACCGCTGGGTCTAAACGCCGCCTGCGTGTATCTCGGCTTAACCCTTGCGCCGGCGTTGGGGGGCTGGGTCACTGAAGCCTTGGGGTGGCGCTATGTGTTTTTACTTCCTCTGCCACTGGTGGTGGTTGTCCTGCTGCTGTTGCAGTGGCGTATCAGCGGGGAGTGGCGCTCAGAGACGGTAGACAGGTTTGATTGGCGCGGTGCCTTGCTGTTTGCACTGTGGGCGCTGGCTTTGGTCGTGGGCTTAACGGGCCTGCCCGAGCCGCTGAGTATTGCCTCGTTGTTGCTCTCCTTCGTTTTGTTGTTCGGTTTTATCCGTATGCAGGCCCGCGCGCAAAACCCGCTCATACGGGTACAGATGTTTCGCGAATCGCGACTGTTTTCCATGTCACTGCTGACGGCCTCGTTTATGTACGCCTCCAGCTACCCGCTTGGCTTTATGCTTAGCCTTTACCTGCAATACGTACGCGATTTCAGTGCCTCACAGGCGGGTCACGTGCTTTTGTCTCAGGCCCTGGCAATGGCCTGTGTGGCGCCACTCGCCGGCAAGCTGTCGGATTATTTTCCCGCGCGGTTTCTCGCCACGGCGGGTTGCGCCTGCACACTGGCAGGATTTTTCTGGTTGAGTCGGCTGGATGCCGATACCAGCCGCACCGCAATCAGCCTGGCGCTAGTGTTGGTGGGGCTGGGGTTTGGATTTTTCTCCAGCCCCAACAATCATGTGGTGATGCACTCGGCGCGCGCCGACGAGGTGGGAGTGGCGGCCGCTACGCTAAATCTCGCGCGGGTGACGGGGAACCTGGTGGGCATGAGCCTGGTGAATTTATTGGTGTACTGGCACTTGGGGGATCAGCCTCTGGACGCCGGGGTCTCGGACGCATTGCTGGCAACCTTCCACGGGGCACTGAATTTGGCGCTGGGGTTTTTAACGGCCGCCACAGTGATCTCGCTACTGCGCGGCCGCACTTATCAGCCCGAAGCCTGA
- a CDS encoding aspartate kinase, with protein MSDIIISKFGGSSVADAKQIAKVTDIVKSDKKRRVIVVSGPGRSHKNEEKVTDHLINIATKGIHFYNQRQGISADDSRQAVIDKFTAIMRELKIEAPEIIKSLKQDLNTDLGGDKRVAFLASRGEHYNARIIAAYLEKCGLKAKAQLPEDIGFLVSDNYLAARTLDQAYDNVQCLQEYDGISVMPGFYGVTEDGNIAVFSRGGSDLTGGEIAYALDADTYENWTDVNGVYEADPRIIKEARAIPRLTFKEIRLLSSKGFNVFHLDAMLKCRDRKIPINIRNTNSPKEPGTLILNERVPEEGVVGIARLDNMSYIHIEKDMLGEEVGFTASLLQIFHDFGINTYHYPTDKDDIAVLVSKDDLLGSINDLRRVIEKRLKPDNMRVVYNLSIITPVGLGLNRNTYPIIEALSALGDAHIPIDLIDQSPSQICFHVGVPQTVADEATRILYNILIGQASG; from the coding sequence ATGTCAGATATTATTATCAGCAAATTCGGCGGAAGCTCTGTGGCCGACGCCAAACAGATCGCTAAAGTTACCGACATTGTAAAAAGCGACAAAAAGCGTCGCGTAATCGTGGTCTCCGGACCGGGCCGCAGCCACAAAAATGAAGAGAAAGTCACCGACCACCTGATTAACATTGCCACCAAAGGCATTCACTTTTACAACCAGCGCCAGGGCATTTCTGCCGACGATAGCCGCCAGGCCGTAATCGATAAGTTCACCGCGATTATGCGCGAGCTGAAAATCGAGGCGCCAGAAATTATTAAGTCACTAAAACAAGATTTAAATACCGACTTAGGTGGCGACAAGCGTGTCGCGTTTCTCGCCTCGCGCGGTGAGCATTACAACGCCCGCATTATCGCCGCCTATTTAGAAAAGTGCGGTCTTAAAGCGAAGGCGCAATTGCCAGAAGACATTGGTTTTTTGGTCAGTGATAACTATTTGGCAGCGCGCACGTTGGACCAAGCCTACGATAACGTGCAGTGCCTGCAAGAGTACGACGGCATTTCAGTGATGCCCGGTTTTTACGGCGTTACCGAAGACGGTAATATCGCGGTTTTCTCCCGTGGCGGCTCCGACTTAACCGGCGGTGAAATTGCCTACGCCCTAGACGCCGATACTTACGAAAACTGGACCGACGTTAACGGCGTGTACGAAGCGGACCCGCGCATTATCAAAGAGGCTCGAGCCATTCCCAGGCTGACGTTTAAAGAAATTCGCTTGCTCTCTAGCAAAGGCTTTAACGTCTTCCATCTCGACGCCATGCTGAAGTGCCGAGATCGAAAAATACCCATTAATATTCGCAACACCAACTCCCCCAAAGAGCCTGGCACCCTCATTCTCAATGAGCGGGTACCTGAAGAGGGCGTGGTAGGAATCGCCAGGCTGGACAATATGTCTTACATTCATATTGAAAAAGACATGTTGGGCGAAGAAGTCGGCTTTACTGCTTCACTGCTGCAGATTTTTCACGACTTTGGCATTAATACCTATCACTACCCCACAGACAAAGACGATATTGCCGTGCTGGTAAGCAAAGATGACTTGCTCGGCAGCATTAACGATTTGCGCCGGGTGATAGAGAAACGTCTTAAGCCGGACAACATGCGGGTCGTGTACAACCTGTCCATCATCACGCCAGTGGGACTGGGGTTAAATCGCAACACCTACCCGATTATCGAAGCCTTGAGCGCGCTGGGTGATGCGCATATTCCCATCGATTTAATCGACCAGAGCCCGTCGCAGATCTGCTTTCATGTAGGAGTGCCACAAACCGTCGCCGACGAGGCCACGCGGATTTTGTACAACATTCTTATTGGTCAGGCTTCGGGCTGA
- the ectB gene encoding diaminobutyrate--2-oxoglutarate transaminase, protein MRIFEEMESEVRGYVRSFPTVFDVAKGSELFDENGTRYIDFFAGAGVLNYGHNHPMISEALIEHLQRDGIVHGLDKATIAKRAFLQKFRDTILAPRNLQYKVQFTGPTGTNAVETALKLARMVKQRSNVIAFTNGYHGLTMGALAATGNYFYKDESYGSRSNTAFMPFDGFLGEDVDTIDYLRKFLSDGSSGIDLPAAIIVETVQGEGGVNVARIEWLKKLEQLCREFDILLIIDDIQVGNGRTGTFFSFERAGIHPDMVTLSKSIGGGLPMALLLMRPELDQWQPGEHTGTFRGNNLAFVAATQALSFWDNDDLATAVTHKGEFIQKGLQKIADEFPQFNPKVRGLGMIWGLEMTPGVASETSAEAFQRGLIIETSGADDQVLKFLPSLLIEEELVTEGLEIIRDSLQALADKREKMMTGA, encoded by the coding sequence ATGAGAATTTTTGAAGAAATGGAATCGGAAGTTCGCGGCTATGTACGCTCATTTCCAACGGTATTTGATGTAGCCAAAGGCTCGGAGCTGTTTGACGAAAACGGCACCCGCTATATCGATTTTTTTGCCGGTGCCGGGGTTCTCAACTACGGCCACAACCACCCGATGATCAGCGAAGCGCTAATCGAGCACCTCCAGCGCGACGGCATCGTCCACGGTCTGGATAAAGCCACCATCGCCAAGCGCGCCTTTCTGCAGAAATTTCGCGATACCATTTTGGCGCCACGCAACCTGCAATATAAAGTTCAGTTCACTGGCCCCACCGGTACCAATGCCGTAGAAACCGCGCTTAAGCTGGCCCGTATGGTAAAGCAGCGCTCGAACGTAATTGCTTTTACCAATGGCTATCACGGCTTAACCATGGGCGCGCTGGCGGCTACAGGTAACTACTTTTACAAAGACGAATCCTACGGCAGCCGCAGCAATACAGCGTTTATGCCCTTTGACGGCTTTCTCGGCGAAGATGTCGATACCATCGACTATTTGCGCAAATTCCTCTCCGACGGTAGCAGCGGGATTGACCTGCCCGCGGCAATCATTGTGGAAACAGTGCAAGGCGAAGGCGGCGTAAATGTTGCGCGTATTGAATGGCTGAAAAAGCTCGAGCAACTGTGCCGCGAATTCGACATTCTGTTAATTATCGACGACATCCAGGTGGGCAATGGCCGCACTGGTACCTTTTTCAGCTTTGAGCGCGCCGGAATCCATCCCGACATGGTCACCCTGTCAAAATCCATTGGTGGCGGTCTGCCAATGGCGCTGCTGCTCATGCGTCCCGAGCTTGACCAGTGGCAACCAGGCGAGCATACCGGCACCTTCCGAGGCAATAACTTGGCCTTTGTTGCCGCCACCCAGGCTCTGAGCTTTTGGGATAACGATGATCTCGCCACAGCGGTGACTCACAAGGGCGAGTTCATTCAGAAAGGGCTGCAGAAAATTGCTGATGAATTTCCGCAGTTCAACCCTAAGGTACGTGGCCTGGGCATGATCTGGGGGCTGGAAATGACACCGGGAGTGGCCTCGGAAACTTCCGCGGAAGCTTTCCAACGCGGCCTAATCATCGAAACCTCAGGTGCTGACGATCAAGTGCTGAAGTTTTTGCCCTCACTGTTAATTGAAGAAGAGCTGGTCACTGAAGGGTTGGAGATTATTCGTGATTCGCTGCAGGCTTTGGCCGATAAACGCGAAAAAATGATGACCGGTGCCTAA
- a CDS encoding YigZ family protein yields MSQSYSVLAAPAAFEHVEKRSVFHAILLPVSSREEAMAELAKIKNAQPGANHYCWAYIIGAAAQPKTLAFSDDGEPSGTAGKPMLNVLQHREAGDCLAVVVRIFGGVKLGAGGLVRAYSAAVSGALDLAQWQTLVPTCSVTIAIPFALEQKVRHFLAERDITQIDAHYTEKVYLHCDVPEDVYAQLDSALADLSAGAAMLTRPEEKAREKE; encoded by the coding sequence ATGAGTCAATCTTATTCTGTGCTGGCTGCCCCTGCGGCCTTCGAGCATGTCGAAAAGCGCAGTGTTTTCCACGCCATATTGCTGCCGGTATCGTCTCGTGAAGAAGCCATGGCGGAGCTTGCGAAAATTAAAAATGCACAGCCGGGGGCGAACCATTACTGTTGGGCTTATATTATCGGTGCGGCAGCGCAGCCGAAAACCTTGGCGTTTAGTGACGACGGTGAGCCCTCGGGCACGGCGGGCAAGCCGATGCTCAATGTCTTGCAGCACCGCGAAGCGGGTGATTGTCTGGCCGTTGTGGTGCGTATTTTTGGCGGGGTGAAGTTAGGTGCCGGCGGCCTCGTGCGGGCGTACAGTGCGGCGGTGTCCGGTGCGCTCGATTTGGCACAGTGGCAAACGCTGGTGCCCACATGCAGTGTTACTATCGCCATCCCCTTTGCGCTGGAGCAAAAGGTACGTCACTTTCTGGCCGAGCGGGACATTACGCAGATTGACGCTCACTATACCGAAAAGGTGTATTTGCACTGTGATGTGCCCGAGGATGTCTACGCCCAGCTGGATTCTGCGCTGGCCGATTTAAGTGCGGGTGCAGCGATGCTGACCAGGCCAGAAGAAAAAGCTAGAGAAAAAGAGTAG
- a CDS encoding HNH endonuclease, giving the protein MEERILRLNIAGQPIEWLHWQDAVCLYARDLVAWSLGGPVRKVIGGYARCSGVRSQITLPAIIACGGRRIARYRQIPPLTNRALFARDNYLCLYCGNSFVSNLLSRDHVHPVSRGGRDVWQNVVSACKRCNQRKSNHLLQDIDMELLALPFCPNNAEYLALINSDRIRGDQMEFLRPQFSENRIWH; this is encoded by the coding sequence ATGGAAGAGCGAATACTACGGCTCAATATAGCCGGGCAGCCAATAGAATGGCTGCATTGGCAGGATGCCGTTTGTTTGTACGCAAGGGACTTAGTTGCCTGGAGCCTGGGCGGCCCGGTGAGAAAAGTCATTGGAGGCTACGCTCGATGTAGCGGGGTGCGCTCCCAAATCACCCTCCCCGCCATTATCGCCTGCGGCGGCCGCCGCATCGCCCGCTACCGTCAAATTCCCCCTCTTACCAACCGCGCACTGTTCGCCCGCGACAATTACCTTTGCCTTTACTGCGGTAACTCCTTCGTTTCCAACTTGTTGTCCCGCGATCATGTGCACCCGGTGAGTCGGGGCGGACGCGACGTGTGGCAAAACGTGGTCAGTGCCTGTAAGCGTTGTAATCAGCGTAAAAGCAATCATCTGCTGCAGGATATAGATATGGAGCTTCTCGCTCTGCCTTTTTGTCCCAACAATGCGGAGTATCTGGCGCTGATTAATTCAGATCGTATCCGCGGCGACCAAATGGAGTTTCTGCGCCCGCAGTTCTCGGAAAACCGCATCTGGCATTAG
- a CDS encoding sugar phosphate isomerase/epimerase codes for MADFSRRRFLRAASVVSGGALCGVLPGLPRAQTEPAFDFDISLAQWSLNKAFFDRSLSPLDFPAVARTSFDIGAVEYVNQFFMDKARDKKFLQELKSRASDHNVKSLLIMVDGEGDLSTSDEARRRQSVENHYKWVEAAHQLGCHSIRVNLHGVGSAEAWHKASVNSLLELAEFSKPMDIKILVENHGGYSSHGAKLAAVLQEANSPYCGSMPDFGNFCYQRASGDLWDSPCVKQYDIYQGVADLMPYAGAISAKTFRFDEQGNEPDIDYRRIFELVKASHYSGYVGIEYEGHELPADEGIRATKRLLEKVRSELSAQDSAV; via the coding sequence ATGGCTGATTTTTCCCGCCGTCGGTTTTTACGTGCGGCCTCTGTAGTGTCTGGGGGTGCCTTGTGCGGAGTTTTGCCCGGCCTGCCTCGGGCGCAAACTGAGCCCGCATTTGACTTTGATATTTCGCTGGCGCAGTGGTCGCTGAATAAGGCCTTTTTTGATCGCTCTCTCAGCCCGCTGGACTTCCCCGCAGTGGCGCGCACCAGTTTTGATATAGGTGCGGTGGAGTACGTTAATCAGTTCTTTATGGATAAGGCGCGCGATAAAAAGTTTTTGCAAGAGCTGAAAAGCCGCGCCTCTGATCACAATGTAAAAAGTCTGTTGATTATGGTGGATGGCGAGGGTGATTTATCCACCTCGGACGAGGCCCGACGCAGGCAATCGGTAGAAAACCACTACAAATGGGTAGAGGCTGCTCATCAGCTCGGTTGTCACAGTATTCGCGTTAACTTGCATGGTGTGGGCAGTGCCGAGGCTTGGCATAAGGCGTCGGTAAACAGCCTGTTAGAGTTGGCGGAGTTCTCCAAGCCCATGGATATTAAAATCCTTGTGGAAAATCACGGTGGTTATTCATCCCACGGCGCTAAACTCGCCGCTGTGTTGCAGGAGGCTAACTCGCCATACTGTGGTTCTATGCCGGATTTTGGTAATTTCTGCTATCAGCGCGCCAGCGGTGATTTATGGGATTCCCCCTGTGTGAAACAGTACGATATCTACCAGGGTGTGGCCGATTTAATGCCCTACGCCGGCGCCATCAGTGCGAAAACATTTCGCTTTGATGAGCAGGGCAATGAGCCGGATATTGACTACCGCCGCATTTTCGAGCTGGTGAAAGCGTCGCACTACTCGGGTTATGTGGGCATCGAATATGAGGGGCATGAGTTGCCCGCCGATGAGGGCATACGCGCAACGAAACGCCTGTTGGAAAAAGTTAGAAGCGAGCTGTCGGCCCAGGATTCGGCCGTCTAG